A genomic window from Cutibacterium acnes includes:
- the treS gene encoding maltose alpha-D-glucosyltransferase has product MTHVPCTPAAEIPETLAPTGALGLTSAQLQARLDEIHPVGSIDRTETEWFRTAVFYEVLVRSFKDSNGDGIGDFKGLTGKLDYLQWLGVDCLWLPPFYDSPLHDGGYDIRDYRWIREELGTIEDFKVFLDAAHDRGLRVIIDFVMNHTSDSHPWFQSSRADPDGPYGNYYVWSDTDEAYSDARIIFCDTEDSNWSWDSQRKQFYWHRFFHHQPDLNFEEPRVMEEMLDAVRFWMDLGIDGFRLDAVPYLIEAEGTNCENLPGTHKILKQLRAMVDEEYPGRILLCEANQWPDDVVEYFGNGDECQMAFHFPVMPRLYMGLRRGSRECISEILAHTPHIPDGCQWGTFLRNHDELTLEMVTEEDRHYMWEEYAPESRWRCNLGIRRRLSPLVDNDDAKIRLLNAMLLSLPGSPVLYYDDEIGMGDDPWLPDRDGVRTPMQWDDSETAGFSTALPEDFHLPLIRTFGHDPEHVNVARQMDDPSSLLVWTRAMLGIRRHHPVFGTGEFTDLGGPDMAVMSFLRHNEHETVLCLANFSDTERMVALHLPQFAGMTGSSLIHGQDAQPVKADGTLSVPLWPYGYRWLQVSREERS; this is encoded by the coding sequence ATGACCCATGTCCCCTGCACCCCCGCCGCGGAGATCCCTGAGACCCTGGCTCCTACCGGGGCTCTCGGGCTGACCTCGGCCCAGTTGCAGGCCAGACTCGATGAGATCCACCCGGTCGGTTCTATCGATCGCACCGAGACTGAATGGTTCCGCACCGCTGTCTTCTATGAGGTTCTGGTGCGATCCTTTAAGGACTCCAATGGTGACGGAATTGGCGACTTTAAAGGGCTGACGGGAAAACTCGATTACCTACAATGGCTCGGGGTGGATTGCCTATGGTTACCACCCTTCTATGACTCTCCTCTCCATGACGGAGGTTACGACATTCGTGACTATCGCTGGATCCGTGAGGAGCTGGGCACCATTGAGGACTTTAAGGTTTTCCTTGACGCAGCCCATGACCGTGGCCTTCGCGTCATCATCGACTTCGTCATGAACCACACCTCGGATTCCCATCCGTGGTTCCAGTCCTCACGCGCCGATCCGGATGGTCCTTACGGTAACTACTACGTATGGTCGGACACTGACGAGGCCTACTCCGATGCTCGTATCATCTTCTGCGATACCGAGGACTCGAATTGGTCCTGGGATTCCCAGCGTAAGCAGTTCTACTGGCACCGATTCTTCCATCACCAACCCGATCTCAACTTTGAAGAGCCTCGAGTTATGGAGGAAATGCTCGACGCCGTCCGCTTCTGGATGGACTTGGGTATTGACGGATTCCGACTCGACGCCGTCCCGTACCTCATTGAGGCCGAGGGCACGAACTGCGAGAACTTGCCAGGAACTCACAAGATCCTCAAGCAGCTGCGCGCCATGGTCGATGAAGAATACCCAGGCCGCATCCTGCTGTGTGAAGCTAACCAGTGGCCTGACGACGTCGTCGAGTATTTTGGCAACGGTGACGAATGCCAGATGGCCTTCCATTTTCCGGTCATGCCACGCCTGTACATGGGACTGCGTCGCGGTTCACGGGAATGCATTAGCGAGATCCTGGCTCACACTCCACACATCCCGGACGGCTGCCAGTGGGGGACCTTCCTGCGCAACCACGACGAACTCACCCTCGAAATGGTGACCGAAGAAGATCGTCACTACATGTGGGAGGAATATGCTCCTGAATCCCGGTGGCGGTGCAACTTGGGCATTCGTCGCCGCTTGAGCCCTCTTGTCGATAACGACGATGCGAAGATCCGGCTACTTAACGCCATGTTGCTGTCCCTACCCGGCTCTCCGGTGCTGTATTACGACGACGAGATTGGCATGGGGGACGATCCCTGGCTGCCTGACCGTGATGGGGTGCGTACCCCGATGCAGTGGGATGACTCGGAGACGGCTGGCTTTTCCACTGCCCTTCCAGAGGACTTTCATCTACCTCTCATCCGCACCTTTGGCCACGATCCAGAGCACGTCAATGTCGCCCGCCAGATGGACGACCCGTCCTCCTTGCTGGTGTGGACGCGTGCCATGCTCGGTATCCGCCGCCACCACCCCGTCTTTGGGACCGGCGAGTTCACCGATCTAGGCGGGCCGGACATGGCGGTGATGTCCTTCCTGCGTCACAACGAGCACGAAACGGTCCTGTGCCTGGCTAACTTCTCCGATACTGAGCGGATGGTTGCCCTTCACCTTCCACAATTCGCGGGCATGACGGGCTCTTCTCTCATCCATGGTCAGGACGCGCAACCAGTAAAAGCTGACGGAACACTGTCCGTACCGTTGTGGCCATATGGCTATCGATGGCTGCAAGTGTCCCGCGAGGAGAGGTCATGA